One region of Candidatus Aminicenantes bacterium genomic DNA includes:
- a CDS encoding gliding-motility protein MglA: MSFLNYSTREINFKIVYYGPGLSGKTTNIKYIYEKVRSDNKGKLVSLATETERTLFFDFFPLDLGMIKDYKVRFHLYTVPGQIYYSASRKLIL, translated from the coding sequence TTGTCCTTTCTAAATTACTCAACCAGGGAAATCAACTTTAAAATTGTCTATTACGGTCCCGGGTTAAGCGGCAAGACGACGAATATCAAATATATCTACGAAAAGGTCCGCAGCGACAACAAGGGCAAGCTGGTCAGCCTGGCCACGGAGACCGAGCGGACGCTCTTCTTCGATTTCTTTCCCCTCGACCTGGGTATGATCAAGGACTACAAGGTCCGTTTTCACCTGTACACCGTCCCCGGCCAGATCTATTACAGCGCCTCGCGCAAGCTGATCCTG